From the Pocillopora verrucosa isolate sample1 chromosome 11, ASM3666991v2, whole genome shotgun sequence genome, the window GTTCCGAATAAGGAAACAATACAAACCCAATGATCTTCAGTACAAACCTCAATAGTCCGACACACAATGGCTCTGAGACGATGTAAacattagggaccttaagataCCAGGACGGGAAGCCAGGACGGCGACGGTACTGGAAGAGTAAGACTGGGACGACTCTCGTCGTGCccgccaaaaacaaaatacttaagcGGGTATTGTTTTCGTGTACGACGGCGATCCCGATATTTTCGCTTTATAACAGCAATATCATCCTTTAAAGACGCTAGGAATCTTCTCTTGGAAAGCCATAACGATCGATGatgatgaatttgttttgttgtatggAGGAAACTTTTCGAAGAATCCAGAATTTCCATACGAAGAGTACGAAATGTTCGACTTGGATACGATGGATGATACGGAATGCAAATCTGAATTTCgcttcagaaaaatgaaattcccCGATTAGCAGAATCATTGGATATtcctgaaacatttttttgccaaGGCACAACAGCTCCTGGAATAGAAGGACTTTGTTTGCTGTTAAGGCGACTGACTTACCCTTGTCGCTACTCTGACTTGATACCTCGTTTCGGGCGACCAATACCAGAGCTGAGCATGATTTACAACATTGTTTTGTATCACATTTACAACACACATGGTCATAGAATAAGTCAGTGGAACAATACAATTCTAGATCTTGTGAGTCTGGAGAGGTATGCTGAAGCTATCCATAACAAAGGTGCAGCACTGGATAACTGTATAGGGTTCATAGATGGAACTGTGAGACTAATCTGTCGTCCCGGGGAATTACAAAGAGTCGTCTACAATGGTCACAAGCGGGTTCACGCACTAAAATTGCAATCATTTACCTTGCCTAATGGTATGATTGCAAATATGTACGGGCCTGTAGGTAAGTCTGTGGTTCAGAATATACCTCAAATAAAATTGTTGCTAAGTGTTCAAAACCCttcatgtttgtaattttggGTTCTGACTATGAATTTGCcgttttggttttcaattttattgcagaaggaagaaaacacGATGCCGGTATGTTGGCAGATTCCGGACTACTCAATGATCTACAGCGCTTTGCATTTTCTTCCACTGGTCAACCCATGTGCCTTTACGGTGACCCTGCCTACCCTCTTCGTATCCACCTGCAAGTTCCCTTCAGGAACGCAGTTCTAACTCCTGCCATGCAAGCCTTCAATTCCTCCATGAGTGCTGTGCGTGAATCGGTAGAATGGCTCTTTGGCGACATTGTGaactattttaaatttatggaTTTtcataagaatttaaaaattggtcTAAGCTCCGTGGGGAAAACGTACATTTCAGTGCTCTATTTCGCAATGCCCTTAATTTCTTTAATGGAATTCaaacttcagaattttttgaTCTAGATCCCCCAACCCTTGAAGAGTATTTTGTATAGGATTTCACTTTATGACCATACTTTTTATTGATCAGTGCAAATTTTTATTGACTAAAATCAAAAATAGTTTTATATCACATGACTTCAAAGTTTAAAAGAGAGATGGAAATGTTAAATCCATATCATTTTAATACAACATCTGTCTTTCTTTCACAGGATTACTCCAGACAGATGTTTCAAATGTTTATCTAGATATGTGTGATGAACAacacaatattttctttgaaaatatttaaaagtgcAACCACTACAGTGCAACAACAACAGTACCATTTTGAAGTGATGATGTACAAATAAACTATATACCTTCACTGAGTGGCAGCAATTGTAAATTGTGTAAATTCAAGGTAGACTATTAAATTCTTTACTACTGTCTACGTAGCAAGTAACAAAAAAGCTTATCTGatttataaacaataacaacagcaaaacagCTAAAAATTAAGTTTGTAAACCCAAATTTTGTTTGTGCTACCACCAATGCCCTTTTCGATTACAACATGGTGGTtacatattttatttcttctctaCTAACTTAGAAACAAGGGCTAGCATCAAATCCTTTTGCTGTTTTGTCTGGATACTCATCAGAGCCTGAAAATCCTGCATCTgtctttgttgctgttgctgctgaTTTAGTATCATCTGCATGAAGTTATCTTGCTTCTTTGACTCAACCTCGAGCTGCTGTTTCCTCAACTCCAACTCCTGTTTTTGCATTTCCTGTGCCTGttcatttttctctctcagAAAGCTCACTGTGTCGCTGCCGCTTgatcttttcttcctttttctcccATCGCTTTCACTCTCGTCTGCTTTCCTTTTCTGTGTTTGTCCAAGTCTTTCCATAGCCTTCTTTCGAACGCTCTCAACATTTTTCCTGTCTTCACTGTCCTTCGTTTTCTTCTGGTCATCAACAACCCTCTGCTCGGTCTCAGCTGCATCTTCTTTGTCAATTAATTCTTCTAATGccatttcaaattctttcataTCAGTTTCGattccaatttctttttcttctcgtttcagtttgttttttcagttttttcagtttttttgttcctttgaaAGGAGGTTGTAACGATCTCGGACTGCCCGCTTGTCAACTTTAAAGTAAccttgctgaattttttttaggttttcgGCGACCTCTTTCCACTTAGTTCCTCTTGTCACTGTACCCTTTTTCGTCCCAGTAAAGGGATCTGCAACCAATATTTCTCTGCATAACATCTCGTCGTGTACAGTACTCCACACTATTGGCTTCCTGAAGATTATAATCAAAATCAATTCTTGAATAAAACGGAATATGTGAATCCGGACTGAAATGTTTAATTACAGTATAACTCAACAAGAGGTAAAcaacaataggccattttacagttgtgtacttagttgccaagccttttatttggagtgaggctgaaggtgaccttgttgtgatagagaccagtatctagttagcatgataacaaagtaatttgcaattgaaaaacaacaaggtttgtatcataacaaggtcacccttagactcattcctgttcaaaggcttagcaaccaagcacacaactgtaaaatggactattatcGAGTTgtctaaattttatttaacatcaatttatccttctattttttctctctaatcGATTTGAACACTTGATTAGTATAagaattcttcaatttttaatacTTACACTGATTTACTTTTCCTCGCAGTAGTTAACGTTTGCGCGGGAGCATCTATGGATGGCgactgaaacaaacaaatacacaatGAATACATTTATAAatatcttttccttttgaagtcatttacaacaaaaacaccaaaaataTGATGTTTATAAACATCCCCATCAGTATATCTGGAAATGGAATCAACTACAACGTTTTTCATGTCAAAACAAGATGCAAAATACTCACGTTCTCGTACGACGGCGAAACTCGCTAAATGGCGTCCTCGACGAGACCACGACGGCAAACACGCGAGAGAGGAGCTCTCGTGTGCATGCTTGCTAATGCAAATTTACCTCCGGTAGCCGTCCCTATTGCGTGACAGAAAATGACTGAACCGTTGATGATTGAATGCTTGTGACAAAAACTCGTGACTCTCATGGAACGATCAGTTTAACAGCATGCGGTCGTCGATGTCGCTTACAATGGATGTGTTCACAAGAGAGTTTCGTCTACGGAATTTCAGGTTGAGTTACCCCAATGGCAGAGTCTTCGCTGAATCGCCGGTGAGGATGTTTGGGTGAACTGTTTACGTTCGTATATTCATAGATTTTCCTTTTGCGAGTCATTGTAAAGCGGAAAATATTATCAGTAATATATGCTCGTTGTACCGGATAAAATTTACTCCGTTAAACTATGCCGAAAGAAAAGGGCAGAGGTAAATATGCCGGTTAAAATTAGTGTTCGTACTTGTCGCTGACAAAGGGAACGTGTTAAAGCATATTACTTTGGGGTTGCAATTGCTTTGTGAATCTTAAAATCATAAAACTTACGAGTCTTAAACAAGCCCAAGCATTTTTTGATGTTACAGCTAAATTAAGAGGCAGTTAAGGCAGAAGTTATTGCGGAAGAACGGCTTTTTCAATCTTATCGTTCAGGCTTAGCACCGAACCAAATGCCCGTCACGTATTCTTTTTATAGTCTGTTGAACAGGCCCTGACGCATGGAAAGGCACGAGCGTGACAGGCCACGTATTGTATACCGCCGTCGCACTTGTCTCCCGTCAAGCGAATTTGCATTAGAGCGACGGCCACTTGactcgaaaattgaaaaataaacctGAGTTGTTTCCTGTTTCCACAGTGGCTCCCTGTATCATGTGTTGTAGGATATCGACTCTTGGTTACCCTGTACTGCGCTAGCTGGATAATCTACAGTGTTATCAGAGACAACACTTGGAAATGGCTCATTTACCTAACAGACTGGTCTTTTCTGTGCGTGACTACTTACTTTGTGTGCAGCACTCTTACTTCTCTTATATATTGGGCACATCATCATGGTAAACTTATGGATAATGAATCAGGGCATGCGTGCACTCCAGAGGAACAAACGTCTTCACAGAGAGATCCTTATTCACATACCACACGTGTGACTCCTGAATCAAGTGACTCAGGGGATGGTTCGCAGCAAGAACAGTATTATGACTCTTATGAGGATACTGAACAAATCGAAGCATCGGCACAAGCTCAAGATATTGATGAAAGTGAGATTCCATTGGTTGTTGTAACCGTAGATTATTGCCAAACATGGTATCACAAAGTCACGTGGCTGTTTTACATCATCGCTGCAAACATTGCGCCTGTTGTAACAGTAGTGTTCTGGAGTTTTTTATATTCAGGAGGCGCTGTTCATGAAATAGATATAGCTTTTCATGCAATGAACTCGGTTTTTATGTTGATAGAAACTTGTCTTAGTTCAATTCCCGTATGTCTTTTCCATGTGGTTTACGCTGAGCTGTATGGAATTATATACGTTATATTTACAGTGGTGTATTGGCAGAGTGGTGGCACTGACACCAATGGCGAAGACCACATTTATCCACTCCTAGATTATGGGCATAAACCATATATTACTGCTCTAGCAATCACTGTCATTGCACTAGTTGGGCTTCCTTTGGCTCAGTTGTGGAATTTCGGAATGTTTACACTGCGGTGTCATTTTAACAGGATGAGAAGTCGTCAATAATCGAACAGTAGAAACTCTGTATTTCCATCcagaacaaataaattatagGTTTTTATGTTCCTGCATTGAGGTAGACTGGTATCCAAAGTTTGCATCTTTGATTAAATCGCGACGTtgacagaaatattttcttgtgtAGTATCTTGCGGTTTAGTATTCTTGTTTTGTATCTCGTCCAAAGCTCTGCACACCTACAGGGTTAAAAGGTGAGGGATTCTGCACACAGGGGTCAAATGTCTGCCCATGTCCTAAACAGTGGCGTGTTTTCGGGCTGCCAAAACCAAGTTGTTTCGCGCTAGTTATAAACTAGCACACAAACTagtaagtcacggtgttttgGAAGCGTAAAGCTGTTTTGGTAATACTAAAAACAAACGGACTGGATCACGGATCATGCCAAATACGAAGTGACTAAGCGTCCTGCGGCCGGACACGGTCTTAAAATAACCAAACGTCCGTCAGTCCGATATTTtcccatatttctcttcgaaatccaaaaaatatttaaacgacaatgttcaaattttatttaaaatcttcaagcgcttccaggcagccaaaaatttcgaacttgatgtttttcgCTAACCCTGTATACAGCGAGCGAAGCCATCTAAGTGCTTGACACTTTCAATGGAACGGCCGGACACGGTCCTTAAATAACTCCGTATTTCTATTTGAAATACCCCAATTTTCCCTGAATAATTTTCTACCtttatttagaatcctcaagcgcttcaAGAAAGTGGAAAAGTTCGAACGTTGTCTTTGTCACCGACCTTGTACACAATGTACGAAGAGATACAAGCGTGACACTTAGAAAATTTTCTTCGAACACTGCCGGACACGGTCTGCCAATAACTGAAACGTCTGGCAGTTCGACTGTTCCACTCAAGTCAGCACTGCCGgactttttttgtcaaatttcttaAAGAGCGTAAAAGCTGCGTAAAAGGCCATCACCTGTCCCCTAGCCCcttttctttcacttccaaACTTCGGAGCACCGGAGGGCATACTGGAAAAAATCTCGTTATTTTCTTCTGATTTAAAAATTACTCTTTCAACTAGTTACAATGAGTCTTATCATCTTGAGTTCTTCTCATCTTCCGCTAGCGTAGCAGACCGTGTGCTTTATTTTGAACACGCGCAGAAGTCAACCGAAAGCAATAACTAAACAATGTAAACATGCGTAGTTAAAACCGGAATCCCACGAATTCCGTTCATATACAGCTCTATGGCGACCATACCGTTGATAAAGAGCCAAAATGACTCGGATGGGCTGGAGATCAGAGATGCCTGTGGATGAAGAGACTGGGTTGGAACCGGAAATGCGTATTTGGCGCATGACGTCAAAGAACCGTTTGTGACAATTGAAGTTTGTTTACGCACATCAAAACCAGTGAGTTGGTGTATACTTGAATCCTATTTAGTAGTTACTGACCAAGTGTCCATCATGTGCCGCGACGAGTTTCGTTTGTCTCAAGTCAAATTGTATCATTCTGACGCCAAAGATTTCATCCGATCACTGGTGAGTGCATATCTAAGTTATTTCATGGATGTTGTAAGAATGCGAATAAATAACTAGCTTTATTAAGTCAAAAAGTTGACCGAAGGGTTCAGTGGATGATCGCTGACCTTTAGCTCTCACATTTGCCACGTTATAAATTTTCCATTAGGGGGATTTATGTGTTGATGTCAGCCCCTTGCACTCAATGTTCGTGTTCCTACATCCTGTTGATATTCGTACcagttgtttgttttcaagCGTGTTATTGTTCGATCGATTTTGCATAACTTTGACGCTaatatttaaagcaaataattttAGCAGAAATGGTCTAATTCTATTGATTCCTTAAATCGCTTGGCCGAGTGAAGTTGTTTCTGTTCTATTGGAGTTATGGGTGAAAATCTAGGAGCGGATGGAACCCAGCGTGCCGCTGTGTGTCCTATCTGCACGTCGGCTCTACTTCACTTCCTAAATTTGATTACAGCAAAGAGCATTTTAAACATATTAGGTGATCTATCAATTTGCTGGTGAGCTGTTCACTGTAGATTATTAGCTGTTATTCGTGAGAATTTTCTTCATTAAGAACTTGTACTATCTAAAAAATGTTTGTCAACCTGTGGCAATATTAACCACAGTTGATACATGATTGGGTGTGAGAGATGTTCAAGTGTGTCGTCATAAAACTCGCTGTTGACGAGTAATTATTTGTCACTCaaagctgtattttttttttcaagcactTAATGTTTATTCGAACTGTTTGTTTCTCCCTCTTTCGTAATGTGAAGCGCTTAGAGGTTTACCTTCGGCTTTATATGAATTATTTATTCAGTCGAGAGAGTAGCCTCATTTGAGCTCTTTGTTTTGCACGTCACGTGAGAGGGCAAAAATATTTGTTCTCGTTGGGTATTGATATCAATAATTCACACATTCTCCTGTTCTTTTCCTTAGTGGCTCCCAGCTGCCCTGGTGACGGCATATCGCTGTATTTTTAGCGCGTATTGCTTGGGTTGGATCATATATAGCGGTTTCCATCCCGCTAATGGCGCAGAAAAATGGTTCATCTATTTGACAAACTGGGCTTTTACCTTTGTGACGATGTATTTCTTGTGGGCTTCTGTTGTCAGCGTTCTGCATCACTTTGGAATCACAAACAACCAGGTGGACATGCAAATGAAGGCTATTGGCAACCATGACAATGACGCAGAGGGAGGAGAAGGCCTGGGCGATAGTGTCCATAAATCCGCAGTGAAGATGTCGTGGTATCACAAGGGATTATGGGTCGTTTTTAACATTGCTGCCAATACTGCCATTATGGTGACCCTTTTGTACTGGACACTAATTTTTGGCGGCACAACTAGTGGTCTGGATGTGAGTACCCATCTGATAAACAGTGTTATGATTGTTGCAGACATAATGCTGAGCTGCGTTCCTGTCAGAATTCTCCATGTTGTCTATCCATTGGTCTTGGGTATTTGTTATCTGTTGACAACTGTTATCTTTTGGGCAGTTGATGCGACTAACGCTCGTGGTGAGCCATACATCTATTCCTACATAGATTACAACAACAGCCCGGGTTTTTCAATCGGTCTTGTGTGCGGCTTTATTCTAGTTGGGCAGCCTGTGGTTCAAAGTCTCCTTTTCGGTTTGTACAAACTACGCTGTTTTCTGGGCCTGAAATGTGGCAATAAATCGTAACCGAAAGCTTTATATGAACAGGACTTCATTACAATATTTATTCCTATAGCTTTTCAGCAAGATTGTAGTACaatttagtgataaaaaaatgtgacgagacaaacatttatttccaagtattgtttgaaatacattatatCTCCTTGGTCGTGATGTTGAAAACTTGTAGCAGATTAACTCTCGACATACtgattttataaataaataaaggtgGCGAGTCTCTATTAAACAGTGGGGTATTACAAGACACAAGGTTTCctcatctgagttgataaacgtaaattagccatcgtgaagagtttcaaaagctgacCTTTAAAGTGTTCGCCCCTCGCCAGAACGAAAGGGGAAAGGACTAATACTCAAATCGTCAGCCTTTTAAACTCATTTCGTAGGCCGCCACTAATCATTATGCATCACACTTACcatgaaaaatctgattggtcgagagcattCAATCGATATACAATTTATCATCCCGAGTTCACTGTCTACCTAGTTTCCAAGCCGCATGTCTGTGTAGTTTTCTTGAACTTTTGCAATTTTAGAGAGAAGTGTTAAAAAACTTggtagtaaaaaaatattttgtctcgGTTTTAACATGTTATCTCAGCGCACTGCAttaataattcatgatatcGTGCTCAACTTCATCCAACAATTGCTTATCATCGACCcagttgaaaaaaaaccaaataatcttgatttTGTGTAACCATACCGCGTTTCTTGAAGAATGTGAAGAAAATGAATACAAACATATATGCACAGATAAAAGCACA encodes:
- the LOC131794430 gene encoding LOW QUALITY PROTEIN: mRNA export factor GLE1-like (The sequence of the model RefSeq protein was modified relative to this genomic sequence to represent the inferred CDS: substituted 2 bases at 2 genomic stop codons) codes for the protein MLCREILVADPFTGTKKGTVTRGTKWKEVAENLKKIQQGYFKVDKRAVRDRYNLLSKEQKNXKNXKNKLKREEKEIGIETDMKEFEMALEELIDKEDAAETEQRVVDDQKKTKDSEDRKNVESVRKKAMERLGQTQKRKADESESDGRKRKKRSSGSDTVSFLREKNEQAQEMQKQELELRKQQLEVESKKQDNFMQMILNQQQQQQRQMQDFQALMSIQTKQQKDLMLALVSKLVEKK
- the LOC131794425 gene encoding protein rolling stone; amino-acid sequence: MCRDEFRLSQVKLYHSDAKDFIRSLWLPAALVTAYRCIFSAYCLGWIIYSGFHPANGAEKWFIYLTNWAFTFVTMYFLWASVVSVLHHFGITNNQVDMQMKAIGNHDNDAEGGEGLGDSVHKSAVKMSWYHKGLWVVFNIAANTAIMVTLLYWTLIFGGTTSGLDVSTHLINSVMIVADIMLSCVPVRILHVVYPLVLGICYLLTTVIFWAVDATNARGEPYIYSYIDYNNSPGFSIGLVCGFILVGQPVVQSLLFGLYKLRCFLGLKCGNKS
- the LOC131794426 gene encoding uncharacterized protein, giving the protein MRSSMSLTMDVFTREFRLRNFRLSYPNGRVFAESPWLPVSCVVGYRLLVTLYCASWIIYSVIRDNTWKWLIYLTDWSFLCVTTYFVCSTLTSLIYWAHHHGKLMDNESGHACTPEEQTSSQRDPYSHTTRVTPESSDSGDGSQQEQYYDSYEDTEQIEASAQAQDIDESEIPLVVVTVDYCQTWYHKVTWLFYIIAANIAPVVTVVFWSFLYSGGAVHEIDIAFHAMNSVFMLIETCLSSIPVCLFHVVYAELYGIIYVIFTVVYWQSGGTDTNGEDHIYPLLDYGHKPYITALAITVIALVGLPLAQLWNFGMFTLRCHFNRMRSRQ